GGAAAGCCCCATCGCTCGACAGTGAGCCGTGCCGAATCGCCGCCGCAGTGCGGCGTCCGTGAGTGGGACGCCGGTCCCACGGCGGCGAACCAGTCTATGGTGCCACGGGCGGAATCTTCACCGAGCGGGTGTCCGCGGCGGCCCGTCCCCCGATAAGGGGTGCATACTCGACCGTAGCGTCGAGGCTACGTTCGATGGCCGACCGCCCGCTGTACAGCCAGCGAGCGAACGACGTTGGCGCGGGAACGGGGATTGCGTAGGTCATGGGTCACCACGTCGGTGAAAGCGACGTATCTACGACCAGAACCGGTGATATATTAAATCTGTTTCAGACGTGGTACCAAATATCAAGCGATTCAGTAATCACTGGCGCGGTATCGAACGACAGCACGGTGTCAGTCGGCCGCCGTCGGTTGCTGTGGCGTCGCCGGTCCCTCAGCGCTCGCCTCGCTGTGTGACGCGGTGCCCGCCAGCGCCCGCGTCGAGTTCCCGACGACGAGCAGGCTACTGGCCGTCATCGCTAGCGCCGCAAACAACGGGTTCAGGACGCCGAACAGCGCCAGCGGGAGCGCCACGGCGTTGTAACAGAACGCCCATGCGAGGTTCTGGCGGACCCGGGTGCGGGTCGCGGCCGTCACCGCGAACACGTCTGGGACGGCCCGTAGGTCGTCCGACGTGACGACCGCGTCGGCCGCGTCGGCGGCCAGCGACGTGCCCGAGGCCATGGCGATGCCGAGGTCAGCGGCCGCGAGCGCGGGGGCGTCGTTGCTCCCGTCGCCGACCATCGCGACGGTCCCGCGGGACTGCAGTCGCTCGACGACTTCGGCTTTCGCCTCCGGTGGAACGCCGGCGAACACCTCGTCGACGCCGTCGTGGCGCTCGAACGGTGCGGCGGCCTCGGGACCGTCGCCGGTGATGACGACGACATCGCGGTCGCGGGCGAGCGTCGAGACGACCGACTCCCAGTTCGGGCGGAGCCTGTCGCCCGCGACGAGGGCGTCCCGCGCCGCGCCGTCCCAACCGACGAGCGCGGGGATGCAGCCGTTCGCGGTCGCGCGCTCACACCGACTCCGGAGGTCGGCCGGCACGTCGAGGCCGAGGTCGTCGAACAGTGCCGGTGACCCGACAGCGACGCGGTCCCCATCGACCGTGGCGCTGACGCCCCGCCCCGGGTGTTGTTCGAACCCGGAGACGGCGGCGTCGGGAACCGGGATGGCGTCGGTCACCGCCTCGGCGACGGGATGGTCCGCGAACTGCTCGACCGCAGCCGCGCGAGCCATCGCCCGCTCGTCGGCCCGCTCCAGCAGTTCCATCTCGCCGGTCGTCAGCGTGCCCGTCTTGTCGAAGGCCACCACGTCTGCGTCGGTCGCCGTTTCGAACACCGCATCGCCGGTGACGACGGTCCCGCCGTCCAGCGCCCGACGGATGCCCGCCGCGGTCGCCAGTGGCGTCGCCAGTCCCAGCGCACAGGGACAGGAGACCACGAGCACTGCCAAGCCGGTCAGCATCGCATCCGTAGGTGTTGCCCCAGCGGCCAGATGCGCGCCGGTGGCAAGAACGGCCAGCACGACCACCAGCGGGACGAAGACGGCGGCAATGCGGTCGACGAGACGCTGAACGCCGCCGCGGGTGCTCTGGACCTCCCACAGCAGGTTCGTGAGGCGGTCGACGGTGCTCTCGGCGTCCGGCCCGACGCGAACGACGACGCCGCCCTGCGTAACCAGCGACCCGCCGATGACTTCGTCGTCGTCCGTTTTTCGGACGGCAAGCGATTCGCCAGTCACGAGCGATTCATCAACGGCAGCGGTCCCCTCGACGACGGTCCCGTCGACGGGGATTCGCTCGCCGGAGCGGACGACGACTTCGTCGCCGGCCGACAGCGCGCCAACGTCGACTTCCTCGTGGCCCCCGTCGGTTCGTCGGCGTGCGCTATCGGCCCGCTGGGTCGTGAACTCCGTGAGGCGGTCCAGCGCGGCCCGCCGGACCCGGTCCTGATAGTAGTCGCCGACTGAGACGGCCATGACGATGACCGTCGCCACGTCGAAGTACACCTCTGTCTGTCCCAAGATGACAGCGACGACGCTGTACAGGAAGGCAGTCACGGCGGCCATCGCCACCAGCAAATCCATGTTCGGCCGGCCGGCACGGAGGCTGACGTACGCCCCGCGAAGCAGCGGCCATCCGGTGTAGCCGACCACGACGCCAGTCATCACAGCCATGTTCCACAGCAGGTAATCCCCCGCTTGCCCGCTCGGGTCGAACAGCAACAGCGACGGGTCGACGCCGAGGTAGGCGGGATAGAGAAAGAGAATGTACCACAGCATCGTCATCATCCCGAAGAAACCGCCAACGATGAGACGCCCCTCCAGTTCGTACTCGTCGTCGGTCTCCGTGGCCTGCAGACTGGCGTCGTAGCCGGTGCCGGCCACCGCGTCCGCGAGGTCCGACTCAGAGAGCGCGTCGGCGTCGTAGGTGAGTTTCATCGTCCCCGTCGGGTAACTGGCGGCCGCGGCAGCGACGCCCTCGTGGTCCGTGGCCCGCGCTTCCAGAAACGTCTCGCAGGTCGCACAGTGCATTCCCTCAACGGAGAGAAAGGCCGTCTCGCCGTCGGCCTCGTCCGGGTCGGGTCCGGTGTCGGCCGCGTCGCGGGTCTCCGTCGCCGGGTCGTCGAGCGTCCGCGCGACTTCCAGACAGCCCCGACAGCAGAACGTCCCCTCGACGGCGTCGTCGCTGACGGGCGCGTCAACCGGCAGGTCACAGAGCGTGCAGGTGGTCACATCCATGGCATCGGCAGGGGTGGTTTCGGGATGGCGATACCGAACGCCGCTAGCCCGTTCGACAGCGGGACGAGCGCGAGCGCGATGAAAACGATACCAAGCACCCGGTGTAGCGTCGCGCGATGGCCCGGCGAGAGCGTCCCGAAGGCGGTCCCGTAGGCGAACACCAGCGGAAACGTCCCGAGGCCGAGCGCGGCCAACGAGAGGCCGCCGGTGAACGCGGAGCCAGTCGCGAACGCGTACAGGAACGCCGGATAGAGCAGCGGGCAGGGGAGCAGGCCGTGCATCGCGCCCAGCGCGACCATTCCCGGACCGTCGACCCACCGGTCGACCCGCTCGACGAGCGACGCGGAGAGGCGCTGGAACAGGTCACCGACCAGCGGCAGCGACCGAGCCACGTCAACGGCGCGACCACGCGAAAGATACCCGAGACCGACGGTGATGATCGCGAGACCGACGAAAACCCCGACGGCTCCCCGGACGACGGTCCCGAGGCGTGCCAGACCGGCGACGTCGTACAGAACGCTGCCAGCAGCGCCAAGTACCGTCCCGACGACCGCATAGCTCAGCGTCCGGCCGGCGTTAAACAGCGCGTGCTGGCGTATCTCGTGGCCGGACACCGGCCCGCCGTCGTCAAGTCTGTCGGCGTAGGTGGTGACTAACGGTCCGCACATTCCGAGGCAGTGGACGCTGCCGACGAGGCCCAGTCCGACGAACGCCGCGAGGCCGGCCGTTTCACCGGAGCTCAGCCCCGCCGTCCCGAACTGCATATCAGACGGTACGCGACTCTGTTGGTTGTGTCATCCAGAACAGACTGCCGGCAATGATGATGACGCTGACCAGCGAGAGTGCAACGATGGAGCGTCCGGTTCCCTGCATGTAGTACGCGACAGGTGCGAGTCCGAGCAGCGCCAGCAACGTTACGAGCCGAGGGCTTGACGCAGACATGTCTGGCCGTACGTTAGAGGGATTATAAAAAGAAACGGGTCGTTCCTGCCGGCTGAAAACACCATCAGGGGTTTTTTTAGGTAATCTGCTATTCTCCCAGATATGGTACGGCACGAAGCCAGAAGCAGTCAGCTGCCGGATTCGCACGACGCGGTGGGGGTGCGACGATGGCGCTGAGTCGGCGACAGTTCGTCGGTGCCGCGGCCGGGACAGCGGCGCTGGCCGCGACCGGCACGGCGACAGCACAAGAGGAACCGGACTACGGCGGCTGGTTCGACGACGTCTCGAACTACGATGGAACCGTCGACAAGCGAGGTCAAGACTCTGTTACAATCACCGTCGGCGCGCAGGGCAACAACGGCGCGTTCGCCTTCGACCCGCCGGCAGTAATGGTCAACCCGGGCACAGAGGTTGTCTGGGAATGGAACGGCGAAGGCGGCGGCCACAACGTCGTTTCGGACGGCGACGGGCCGCTTGACTCAGGCAGCCCGGTCAGCGAGGCCGGAACGACCTACAGCCACACCTTCGAGTCAGAGGGGCTGTTCAAGTACGTCTGTACACCCCACAAAACGCTCGGCATGAAAGGCGCAATCGTCGTTCGGCCCGGCGGCGGTAGCTCCGGCGACGGGGGTTCCGGCGGCCAACAGCAACAGGGACCACCCGCAAACCCGGACTACGGCGGCTGGTTCGACGACGTTTCGAACTACAACGGAACGACGGTCGACAGAACCGATGCCGACAGCGTCGAGATATCAGTCGGCGCACAGGGCAACAACGGCGCGTTCGCCTTCGACCCGCCGGCAGTCCGGGTAACACCCGGGACCGAAGTGACGTGGACATGGACCGGTGAAGGCGGCGGCCACAACGTCGTTTCGGACGGCGACGGGCCGCTCGACTCGGGCGACCCCGTCAGCGAATCCGGGACCACCTACAGCCATACCTTCGAAGAGATGGGCGTGTACAAGTACGTCTGTACACCCCACAAAACGCTCGGCATGAAAGGCGCCGTCGTTGTCGGCGGCCCGCTCGGTGGCAGCGGTGGCAGCGGCGGCGGACAGGAGGGCGGCGGTATCGAGCTCTCCGGCCCGCAGTGGCTCCTTTCAGGCTCGGTCCTGTTGGCGTTCTTCTCGCCGCTGTTGTTCGCAGTCGCGATGCGACGCCGCCAGAACGGGCGACCGCCACAGACGGGTGGGGGTGGCGAGCTACAGCGGGCGACCGGCCCGGAGCCGGTTGAAGAGGCTGCGGAAACGGAACCGGCTGTCGAGCTGGGCCACGACGAGTACGACCCGAAGGGAACGGCGGCGCTGGTCGCCTTCTACTTCGTGTTGATCGGCCTGCTGTGGGTGTTCATGTACTTCGTCGAGTTCCTCGGCCGTGTCTCAATAATCGGGTGATACCATGCAGGTTCATAGATTCGAAAAAGTCTGGCTCGGTGCAGCGATACTGCTCATCGTCGGATTCATCGCCACCATCGCCTACGGTTCGGTCGGCGTCGGTGTCGGAATGGTCGACGATTCGGGCGGACAGATCAGCGCACAGGCGGTACAGAACGGTAACACTGGAACCCCATTTGACGACCCCGGCGTCGTCAAAGAGGACGGTCAGTACGTCGTGTACGTCGTCGCCCGGCAGTTCCAGTTCGTGCCCGGCAGCGGGGACACACCGGTCCGTGTGCCCGCGGGGGCGAACGTCACGTTCAGAGTAACCAGTGCCGACGTGGTACACGGTTTCTCCGTTGTCGAGACCAACATCAACACGATGGTCATTCCGGGGCAGGTCTCGGAAGTCTCGGCCCGGTTCAACGAGCCCGGCACCTACGGGCTTATCTGTCACGAATACTGCGGGGCGGCCCATCACACGATGGGCGGTTCCGTCGAAGTCGTCCCGCCGGAGGAGTACGATATGCAGCAAGAGAATATCGAACAACCCGAAGATGATGCACAGGCCCAACAGGAGGCGGATCAGTAATGGTGTTCGTCGACTCCTATCCGAAAACGTCGAAGCTCGTCCGTAGCGAGTTCCTCGTGTCGTTCGTCGCCCTCGGAATCGGTGCGTTGTTCGGCGTCATTCAGGCGCTCCATCGAACCGGCGTGTTCCGGGGCTTCGTCAGTTCGGCCGACTACTACACGATTCTGACGGGCCACGGCGTCCTGCTGGCGCTTGTGTTTACCACGTTCTTCATCGCGGGACTGTTCGCATGGGCTGTCGCCAACAGTCTCGAACGGGAGCTGCCACAGCGCATCTCTTGGTCGGCCTTCTGGATAATGCTCACGGGGACAGTGCTCGCGGCCGTGTCCATCATCGGCGGCATTGTCGGCTCCCCAACGATTCTGGGTCACGACCTCGAAGCCGACGTGCTGTTTACCTTCTACGCACCGATGAAGGCACATCCGGCGTTCTACATCGGCGCTGCGCTCATCATCGTCGGCTCGTGGGTCGCCGGCCTCGCGTACTTCAAGTCCCTGTGGGACTGGCGCTCGGAGAACCCAGACGAACGTATTCCGTTGCAGACGTTCATGGTTCTGACGACGATGCTGATGTGGTACGTCTCCACCATCGGCGTCGCCGTTGAAGTCGTCGCCTTCCTCATCCCGTGGTCGCTCGGACTCATCCAGAACGTCGACCCACTGCTGACGCGGACGCTGTTCTGGTACTTCGGCCACCCGGTCGTGTACTTCTGGCTCATGCCGGCGTACCTCGTCTGGTACACTATTCTGCCGAAGTTGGCCGGCGGACGACTGTTCAGTGACCCGCTGGCCCGCGTGGTCTTCGTCGCCTTCCTGCTGCTGTCGACTCCAGTCGGTTTCCACCACCAGTACACCGACCCCGGCATCCCATCGGGATATAAATTCATCGCGATGACGAACACGATGTTCTTGCTGTTGCCCTCGCTGTTGACCGCGTTCACCGTGGTCGCCTCAGTTGAACACGGCGCTCGCCAGCGGGGTGCAAAGGGCTACCTCTCTTGGCTTCGGAATCTGCCGTGGGGCAAGCCGGCCTTCGCCGGCTGTATGCTCGCCGGCCTGATGTTCGCCGCGGGAGGCTTCTCCGGCATGATCAACGCCGGGATGAACATCAACTACCTCATCCACAACACCATCTGGGTGCCCGGCCACTTCCATCTCACCGTCGGGACTGCGTTCGCGCTGACGGCGATGGCTATCAGCTACTGGCTGGTCCCACAGATTACCGGGAAGAAACTCCGGCAGCGCAGTATCGCTGTGCTCCAGCCATACGTCTGGTTCGTGGGCATGGCAGTGATGTCGAACGCAATGCACCGTGCGGGCCTCGCCGGCATTCCACGACGGACTGCCGAGCCGACGTACGACGAGTTCGCCTTCGAGGGCGTCGCCGGAACGGTCGGTGAAATGCGAATCCAGATAGCTATCGGCGGCTTCCTGCTGTTCGTCGGCGCGGCGATGTTCCTCATCGTCATGGCCGACACCCTGCTCGCTCGCCGTGGCGGGACGCTGTCGGTCAACGGCAACATCCCGGAGCCGCTGTCCGGCGCGGACCACAGCCCACGGATTCTGGACAACTACAAGCTCTGGACGGCGATTGCCCTGCTGCTCATCGTCATCGCCTACGGGCCGCCACTTGCCAGCATGGTCGCTGACGGCCTGTTCGCGCCCGGTAGCCCGCCGATCCCGGTCTAACACCACTTCACTACGCTTTCATCATGTTCGACGACGTCGACGGTCCGGAGCAGAAAACGCTGCTACGACTCCTCATCATCGCCGGAATCGGCATCCCGATCCTCATCGAAGTCGTTACCTTCGGGAGTATGATGGGGCACCACTTGATCGGTGACGCCGGGGACGAGGCGGTCCCCGAAACGCCGACTGCGGAGTCGGCCGGTGTCGGCGTCGGCGACCCGATTCTCGACTCCTCCGCAGTCGCAGCCCGCATCGATTCGGCATCTGTCGTCACTGCGGACGAGGGGTGGCGATTCACGCTCGCGGTGAACGTGACGAACACCGGGTCAGATCCCGCGGCAGTTCGACTCGACAGCGTCACGACCCGCAGCGGAGAGACGGTTGCGGAAGCCGCAAGCACTGGGAAGCTACCGGCGGGACAAGCTGACGACGTGACCAAGTCGTGGCTGCTTCCCCCCGGCGAACGTCCGGACACCGTTTCTGTAACGGTGTTCGTGTATCCGGATGAGTCGGAAACGCAATCGACACAATACACCGTTGCGCTCGGTGATATCCCCGTTTCGAACCGCTGACCGCCTCACCCGTCGACGGGGTCGCCACAAGACGGGCAGGTGTCAGCGTCGGGCGGGAGC
The Haloarcula sp. CBA1129 genome window above contains:
- a CDS encoding cation-translocating P-type ATPase, whose translation is MTTCTLCDLPVDAPVSDDAVEGTFCCRGCLEVARTLDDPATETRDAADTGPDPDEADGETAFLSVEGMHCATCETFLEARATDHEGVAAAAASYPTGTMKLTYDADALSESDLADAVAGTGYDASLQATETDDEYELEGRLIVGGFFGMMTMLWYILFLYPAYLGVDPSLLLFDPSGQAGDYLLWNMAVMTGVVVGYTGWPLLRGAYVSLRAGRPNMDLLVAMAAVTAFLYSVVAVILGQTEVYFDVATVIVMAVSVGDYYQDRVRRAALDRLTEFTTQRADSARRRTDGGHEEVDVGALSAGDEVVVRSGERIPVDGTVVEGTAAVDESLVTGESLAVRKTDDDEVIGGSLVTQGGVVVRVGPDAESTVDRLTNLLWEVQSTRGGVQRLVDRIAAVFVPLVVVLAVLATGAHLAAGATPTDAMLTGLAVLVVSCPCALGLATPLATAAGIRRALDGGTVVTGDAVFETATDADVVAFDKTGTLTTGEMELLERADERAMARAAAVEQFADHPVAEAVTDAIPVPDAAVSGFEQHPGRGVSATVDGDRVAVGSPALFDDLGLDVPADLRSRCERATANGCIPALVGWDGAARDALVAGDRLRPNWESVVSTLARDRDVVVITGDGPEAAAPFERHDGVDEVFAGVPPEAKAEVVERLQSRGTVAMVGDGSNDAPALAAADLGIAMASGTSLAADAADAVVTSDDLRAVPDVFAVTAATRTRVRQNLAWAFCYNAVALPLALFGVLNPLFAALAMTASSLLVVGNSTRALAGTASHSEASAEGPATPQQPTAAD
- a CDS encoding sulfite exporter TauE/SafE family protein encodes the protein MQFGTAGLSSGETAGLAAFVGLGLVGSVHCLGMCGPLVTTYADRLDDGGPVSGHEIRQHALFNAGRTLSYAVVGTVLGAAGSVLYDVAGLARLGTVVRGAVGVFVGLAIITVGLGYLSRGRAVDVARSLPLVGDLFQRLSASLVERVDRWVDGPGMVALGAMHGLLPCPLLYPAFLYAFATGSAFTGGLSLAALGLGTFPLVFAYGTAFGTLSPGHRATLHRVLGIVFIALALVPLSNGLAAFGIAIPKPPLPMPWM
- a CDS encoding halocyanin domain-containing protein, with amino-acid sequence MALSRRQFVGAAAGTAALAATGTATAQEEPDYGGWFDDVSNYDGTVDKRGQDSVTITVGAQGNNGAFAFDPPAVMVNPGTEVVWEWNGEGGGHNVVSDGDGPLDSGSPVSEAGTTYSHTFESEGLFKYVCTPHKTLGMKGAIVVRPGGGSSGDGGSGGQQQQGPPANPDYGGWFDDVSNYNGTTVDRTDADSVEISVGAQGNNGAFAFDPPAVRVTPGTEVTWTWTGEGGGHNVVSDGDGPLDSGDPVSESGTTYSHTFEEMGVYKYVCTPHKTLGMKGAVVVGGPLGGSGGSGGGQEGGGIELSGPQWLLSGSVLLAFFSPLLFAVAMRRRQNGRPPQTGGGGELQRATGPEPVEEAAETEPAVELGHDEYDPKGTAALVAFYFVLIGLLWVFMYFVEFLGRVSIIG
- a CDS encoding cytochrome c oxidase subunit II, with translation MQVHRFEKVWLGAAILLIVGFIATIAYGSVGVGVGMVDDSGGQISAQAVQNGNTGTPFDDPGVVKEDGQYVVYVVARQFQFVPGSGDTPVRVPAGANVTFRVTSADVVHGFSVVETNINTMVIPGQVSEVSARFNEPGTYGLICHEYCGAAHHTMGGSVEVVPPEEYDMQQENIEQPEDDAQAQQEADQ
- a CDS encoding b(o/a)3-type cytochrome-c oxidase subunit 1, whose amino-acid sequence is MVFVDSYPKTSKLVRSEFLVSFVALGIGALFGVIQALHRTGVFRGFVSSADYYTILTGHGVLLALVFTTFFIAGLFAWAVANSLERELPQRISWSAFWIMLTGTVLAAVSIIGGIVGSPTILGHDLEADVLFTFYAPMKAHPAFYIGAALIIVGSWVAGLAYFKSLWDWRSENPDERIPLQTFMVLTTMLMWYVSTIGVAVEVVAFLIPWSLGLIQNVDPLLTRTLFWYFGHPVVYFWLMPAYLVWYTILPKLAGGRLFSDPLARVVFVAFLLLSTPVGFHHQYTDPGIPSGYKFIAMTNTMFLLLPSLLTAFTVVASVEHGARQRGAKGYLSWLRNLPWGKPAFAGCMLAGLMFAAGGFSGMINAGMNINYLIHNTIWVPGHFHLTVGTAFALTAMAISYWLVPQITGKKLRQRSIAVLQPYVWFVGMAVMSNAMHRAGLAGIPRRTAEPTYDEFAFEGVAGTVGEMRIQIAIGGFLLFVGAAMFLIVMADTLLARRGGTLSVNGNIPEPLSGADHSPRILDNYKLWTAIALLLIVIAYGPPLASMVADGLFAPGSPPIPV